One Rhea pennata isolate bPtePen1 chromosome 3, bPtePen1.pri, whole genome shotgun sequence DNA segment encodes these proteins:
- the PREPL gene encoding prolyl endopeptidase-like isoform X1 — translation MKIWMSCTGVQNFFQALSFSVKYYSKHNHLQTKYLCSQIKPKKCHILDCSGNTYNSTVSPGSILQWRYFSCKQKVTKVSRKGKKKTSALTSELLYKDLLRSEQENWNEISAGYKSMTERIKQKLEGLYNKYTFNLSSPRIRFGENVYFEENGCIFLSKADDVDEANVKVLFNTEHTGFSDAHIQRIRISPDQRYIAASLKSENSEEATCVIMKLDDFPVIEKVIPNIFSFEWATSDVLFYTSQKNLKCQEVYMTTFTNEKHTNLVYTEQDARFFVDIYCTKDRRFLTINSNSKTTSEVWLVDCSHPFKAPVLVQARTKGVIYHIEHRKDELYILTTYGEPAEYKLMKAPVASSGMKNWQLFYALEEKTKLIDLEMFSNHCIMFLQHTGHLYLNVISFVSHSVQSIKLPTWACAFELESHPEHTTSTCYFQLTSPVHPPKRFAYSFKENNLTEQAEQEVPIIKNCHTTRVLAKSKDETLVPITVFHNINSKELHRKPLLVHVYGAYGIDLNMSFKEEKLMLIEEGWILAYCHVRGGGELGLSWHKDGCQHNKLKGLHDLKACIMLLHKLGFSQPKYTALAAASAGGVLAGALCNTDPELIRAVVLQAPFLDVLNTMMKTHLPLTIEEQEEWGNPLADEKSMKYIKNYCPYQNIKPQRYPSVFITAYESDQRIPLTGVLRYVQKLRKAARDHASRTEGKGNWIPNIILDIQAKGSHCDSSWEDSLNETARHLAFLNKELDKE, via the exons ATGAAGATTTGGATGTCATGTACTGGAGTGCAAAATTTTTTCCAAGCACTGAGCTTCAGTGTCAAATACTACTCTAAGCATAACCATCTTCAGACAAAATATCTTTGTAgtcaaataaaaccaaaaaaatgcCACATCCTGGACTGCTCAGGAAATACGTACAACAGCACTGTGTCACCTGGAAGCATTCTACAATGGAGATACTTTTCCTGCAAG CAGAAAGTGACAAAAGTTTCTcgcaaaggaaaaaaaaaaacatctgcatTAACATCAGAGCTTTTGTACAAGGACCTTCTGAGGTCAGAGCAAGAAAACTGGAATGAAATTTCAGCGGGATACAAATCTATGACAGAAAGAATCAAGCAAAAATTAGAGGGATTGTACAACAAGTATACATTCAATTTGAGCAGCCCAAGG ATTAGATTTGGAGAAAATGTGTACTTTGAAGAAAATGGCTgcatatttctttcaaaagcagatgATG TAGATGAAGCAAATGTTAAAGTTTTATTCAATACTGAACATACTGGCTTTTCTGATGCCCATATTCAACGGATCAGAATTTCACCAGATCAGAGGTATATAGCTGCCAGCctaaaaagtgaaaattctGAAGAGGCAACCTGTGTTATTATGAAACTTGATGATTTTCCTGTCATAGAAAAAGtcattccaaatatttttagttttg AATGGGCTACAAGTGATGTTCTGTTTTACACAAGTCAGAAGAATCTTAAATGCCAGGAAGTGTACATGACAACTTTCACTAATGAGAAACATACCAACTTAGTTTACACAGAACAAGATGCAAG ATTTTTTGTGGACATATATTGCACAAAGGACAGGCGCTTTCTTACTAtcaacagcaacagcaagaCAACCTCAGAAGTTTGGCTGGTTGACTGTAGCCATCCTTTTAAGGCACCTGTTCTTGTACAAGCACGAACAAAAGGGGTCATTTATCACATTGAGCATAGAAAGGATGAGCTATATATTCTTACTACATATGGAGAGCCTGCAGAATATAAG ttgATGAAGGCACCAGTAGCTTCCAGTGGCATGAAGAACTGGCAGTTATTTTATGCCTTAGAGGAAAAGACCAAGCTAATAGACTTGGAGATGTTCAGTAATCACTGTATTATGTTCCTGCAGCATACTGGTcatctttatttaaatgtgatttcttttgtttctcattcAGTTCAGTCCATCAAG CTGCCTACGTGGGCCTGTGCATTTGAATTGGAATCTCATCCTGAACACACCACCAGCACTTGCTATTTTCAGCTCACCTCCCCAGTACACCCCCCCAAGCGTTTTGCatattcatttaaagaaaataatctcaCTGAACAAGCTGAGCAAGAGGTACCAATTATTAAGAATTGTCACACTACACGTGTACTTGCTAAAAGCAAG GATGAAACTTTGGTGCCAATTACAGTTTTTCATAATATAAATTCAAAAGAACTGCACAGGAAACCACTTCTCGTTCATGTATATGGAGCTTACGGCATAGATTTGAACATGAgctttaaagaggaaaagctgaTGTTAATTGAAGAGGGTTGGATTTTAGCATATTGCCATGTTAG gGGTGGAGGAGAGCTAGGCCTTAGCTGGCACAAAGATGGATGTCAGCACAATAAACTTAAAGGCCTGCATGATCTTAAGGCTTGCATTATGCTGCTGCACAAACTAGGATTTTCTCAGCCAAAATATACAGCACTAGCAGCTGCCAGTGCTGGAGGAGTTCTTGCAGGAGCCCTGTGCAACACTGATCCAGAACTTATCAGAGCCGTGGTCTTACAG GCTCCTTTCCTAGATGTTCTAAATACAATGATGAAAACTCATCTCCCACTGACAATAGAAGAACAGGAAGAATGGGGAAATCCATTAGCAGATGAAAAAAGTATGAAGTATATCAAAAACTATTGTCCTTACCAGAATATTAAGCCACAG cgTTATCCTTCAGTTTTTATCACAGCTTATGAAAGTGATCAGCGAATACCACTAACAGGAGTTTTAAGATATGTTCAGAAGCTTAGGAAGGCTGCAAGAGATCACGCCAGCAGAACAGAAGGGAAAG gAAATTGGATCCCTAATATCATCTTAGACATCCAGGCAAAAGGCAGTCATTGTGATTCATCTTGGGAGGATTCACTAAATGAG aCTGCAAGACACCTTGCTTTTCTGAACAAAGAACTTGATAAAGAATAA
- the PREPL gene encoding prolyl endopeptidase-like isoform X2, whose product MKIWMSCTGVQNFFQALSFSVKYYSKHNHLQTKYLCSQIKPKKCHILDCSGNTYNSTVSPGSILQWRYFSCKKVTKVSRKGKKKTSALTSELLYKDLLRSEQENWNEISAGYKSMTERIKQKLEGLYNKYTFNLSSPRIRFGENVYFEENGCIFLSKADDVDEANVKVLFNTEHTGFSDAHIQRIRISPDQRYIAASLKSENSEEATCVIMKLDDFPVIEKVIPNIFSFEWATSDVLFYTSQKNLKCQEVYMTTFTNEKHTNLVYTEQDARFFVDIYCTKDRRFLTINSNSKTTSEVWLVDCSHPFKAPVLVQARTKGVIYHIEHRKDELYILTTYGEPAEYKLMKAPVASSGMKNWQLFYALEEKTKLIDLEMFSNHCIMFLQHTGHLYLNVISFVSHSVQSIKLPTWACAFELESHPEHTTSTCYFQLTSPVHPPKRFAYSFKENNLTEQAEQEVPIIKNCHTTRVLAKSKDETLVPITVFHNINSKELHRKPLLVHVYGAYGIDLNMSFKEEKLMLIEEGWILAYCHVRGGGELGLSWHKDGCQHNKLKGLHDLKACIMLLHKLGFSQPKYTALAAASAGGVLAGALCNTDPELIRAVVLQAPFLDVLNTMMKTHLPLTIEEQEEWGNPLADEKSMKYIKNYCPYQNIKPQRYPSVFITAYESDQRIPLTGVLRYVQKLRKAARDHASRTEGKGNWIPNIILDIQAKGSHCDSSWEDSLNETARHLAFLNKELDKE is encoded by the exons ATGAAGATTTGGATGTCATGTACTGGAGTGCAAAATTTTTTCCAAGCACTGAGCTTCAGTGTCAAATACTACTCTAAGCATAACCATCTTCAGACAAAATATCTTTGTAgtcaaataaaaccaaaaaaatgcCACATCCTGGACTGCTCAGGAAATACGTACAACAGCACTGTGTCACCTGGAAGCATTCTACAATGGAGATACTTTTCCTGCAAG AAAGTGACAAAAGTTTCTcgcaaaggaaaaaaaaaaacatctgcatTAACATCAGAGCTTTTGTACAAGGACCTTCTGAGGTCAGAGCAAGAAAACTGGAATGAAATTTCAGCGGGATACAAATCTATGACAGAAAGAATCAAGCAAAAATTAGAGGGATTGTACAACAAGTATACATTCAATTTGAGCAGCCCAAGG ATTAGATTTGGAGAAAATGTGTACTTTGAAGAAAATGGCTgcatatttctttcaaaagcagatgATG TAGATGAAGCAAATGTTAAAGTTTTATTCAATACTGAACATACTGGCTTTTCTGATGCCCATATTCAACGGATCAGAATTTCACCAGATCAGAGGTATATAGCTGCCAGCctaaaaagtgaaaattctGAAGAGGCAACCTGTGTTATTATGAAACTTGATGATTTTCCTGTCATAGAAAAAGtcattccaaatatttttagttttg AATGGGCTACAAGTGATGTTCTGTTTTACACAAGTCAGAAGAATCTTAAATGCCAGGAAGTGTACATGACAACTTTCACTAATGAGAAACATACCAACTTAGTTTACACAGAACAAGATGCAAG ATTTTTTGTGGACATATATTGCACAAAGGACAGGCGCTTTCTTACTAtcaacagcaacagcaagaCAACCTCAGAAGTTTGGCTGGTTGACTGTAGCCATCCTTTTAAGGCACCTGTTCTTGTACAAGCACGAACAAAAGGGGTCATTTATCACATTGAGCATAGAAAGGATGAGCTATATATTCTTACTACATATGGAGAGCCTGCAGAATATAAG ttgATGAAGGCACCAGTAGCTTCCAGTGGCATGAAGAACTGGCAGTTATTTTATGCCTTAGAGGAAAAGACCAAGCTAATAGACTTGGAGATGTTCAGTAATCACTGTATTATGTTCCTGCAGCATACTGGTcatctttatttaaatgtgatttcttttgtttctcattcAGTTCAGTCCATCAAG CTGCCTACGTGGGCCTGTGCATTTGAATTGGAATCTCATCCTGAACACACCACCAGCACTTGCTATTTTCAGCTCACCTCCCCAGTACACCCCCCCAAGCGTTTTGCatattcatttaaagaaaataatctcaCTGAACAAGCTGAGCAAGAGGTACCAATTATTAAGAATTGTCACACTACACGTGTACTTGCTAAAAGCAAG GATGAAACTTTGGTGCCAATTACAGTTTTTCATAATATAAATTCAAAAGAACTGCACAGGAAACCACTTCTCGTTCATGTATATGGAGCTTACGGCATAGATTTGAACATGAgctttaaagaggaaaagctgaTGTTAATTGAAGAGGGTTGGATTTTAGCATATTGCCATGTTAG gGGTGGAGGAGAGCTAGGCCTTAGCTGGCACAAAGATGGATGTCAGCACAATAAACTTAAAGGCCTGCATGATCTTAAGGCTTGCATTATGCTGCTGCACAAACTAGGATTTTCTCAGCCAAAATATACAGCACTAGCAGCTGCCAGTGCTGGAGGAGTTCTTGCAGGAGCCCTGTGCAACACTGATCCAGAACTTATCAGAGCCGTGGTCTTACAG GCTCCTTTCCTAGATGTTCTAAATACAATGATGAAAACTCATCTCCCACTGACAATAGAAGAACAGGAAGAATGGGGAAATCCATTAGCAGATGAAAAAAGTATGAAGTATATCAAAAACTATTGTCCTTACCAGAATATTAAGCCACAG cgTTATCCTTCAGTTTTTATCACAGCTTATGAAAGTGATCAGCGAATACCACTAACAGGAGTTTTAAGATATGTTCAGAAGCTTAGGAAGGCTGCAAGAGATCACGCCAGCAGAACAGAAGGGAAAG gAAATTGGATCCCTAATATCATCTTAGACATCCAGGCAAAAGGCAGTCATTGTGATTCATCTTGGGAGGATTCACTAAATGAG aCTGCAAGACACCTTGCTTTTCTGAACAAAGAACTTGATAAAGAATAA